One Fimbriimonadia bacterium genomic window, GCCAGCGCCTCGCGAACTCGCTTCGCGCGATTGTCGCGCAGAAACTGGTTCCGACTGTGGACGGCAACAATCGTGTGGCAGCGGTCGAGATCATGGTGTGCACGCCCACCATCGCCAAGCTGATCGAGGACGGACACTTCGGGGAGATCTACCACGCCATCGCAGAGGGCGGCTTCTGGGGTATGCAAACGATGAACCAGTGTCTGCTGAAGTACGTGAAGGAGGGCGTGATCACGGAAGAGGTCGCCCTGGACTACGCTGGCATCGCGACCGAGCTCCGGCAGATGCTGCGCCGTGCCTAGTTGTGTCGGCACGCTAATTTGCCAGACCTGGCGCGGTGTCGCGCGAAAGCATCGTATAGGTTAGCATGAGCCTGCATCGGGTCGCATTCACGCAGATCCTCGTCTGGTCTTGTCTGCTCCTGGTCGGGGGCTGTGCGAGCGAGCCGTCCCAGCCACAACCGGTCGCTCTGTCTCCTGTAGTAGCGGGTCCCACGGACCGCGTGCTCGTCGTGCGCAACGTCGGCAGCACGATGGGGAAACAGATTTCCGACTACTACGTTGCCAAGCGCGGCATTCCGCCAACCAATGTCGTGGAGATTGACGTGAGCCCGGCCGAGGAGATCGGCCTGGCCGGATACCAGATGCACATCGAGGCACCGGTTAGGCGCGCGCTGGAGTCGGCCGCGCTCAAGGACAAGATCGACTTTATCGTATTGGCCAAAGGCACGCCTATCCGCATCAAGGAAGGTGGGTACTCCGTGGATGCCTTTCTCGGCGCCATGGACCTGAAGTTCGCTCCCATCGCGGATACCAAGGTCGAGAGCTTCCAAAGGTCTCAGAACCCGTACTTCGCCAAGCGAGAGGCTTTCAGCCGTAAGAAATACGGCTTCTACCTCGTCACTCGGCTGGACGGCTACTCGGTGGAGGATGCGAAAAGGCTGGTGGATAACTCGCTGGCGGCCAAGCCGAATAAAGGTCTCTTTTTGCTGGACCTAGATCCCAAACGCAAGGGTGGCGGATACGACGAAGTCAACAGGTCCATGCGCAACGCGGCCGCCATCCTGAAAGCTCGGGGCTTCGACGTCTACCTCGATGAGACCGAGACTTTCATGGGCCGAAAGAGCGGTCTGGCTGGCTACTATTCCTGGGGAAGCAACGACTACGCATTCGACAGCCAGGGATACAAGAGCATGCAGTTCCTGCCGGGGGCGATCTGCGAGACGGCGGTTAGCACCAGCGGACGAACTTTCTGGCCGACGAGCGGCGGGCAGAGCCTGATTGCCGACCTGATCGCAGCCGGTGTCACCGGGGTCAAGGGATACGTCTCCGAGCCCTACACCATCGGCTTGTGCCCTGCCGACATCCTGTTCGACCGCTATACCGATGGGTACAATCTGGCCGAGAGCTTCTACATGGCGACACCACTCTTGAAATGGAAGGACGTGGTGATCGGCGACCCACTCTGCGCTCCCTATGCGAAGAAGTGACTTGCCGGATGCTCTGAGAAGCGGAGCGATGGCCGAGTGGTCGATGGCGACGGTCTTGAAAACCGTATCCCGGCAACGGGACGGGGGTTCGAATCCCTCTCGCTCCGCCATCTAGCCCCGCAGTTTCACATCGGCTAACCTGGGCTTCAAGCCCCACGATCTCTTCGGTGCCGATCCTTCCTGGTCTATGATGGGCGAGTGTCGGGAGCCGTCCTCTCCATCATCGTTGGGCTAGCCCTGTTGGCATGGAGCGCAGAACGCTTCGTCCGCGGAGCGGCCGCTCTGGCGCGCGCGCTTGGTATCGCGCCCATAGCCATCGGGATGCTAGTGGTAGGGTTCGGCACCTCTGCACCGGAGCTGCTCGTCTCTGCCATCGCTGCGGCAGATCGCCAGACCCCGCTAGCTGTAGGGAATGCCTACGGATCGAACATCTTCAACATCGCTTTGGTCTTGGGCATCACGTCGCTCATCCGTCCCATCCCTGTGGAGTCGAGTCTTCTTCGAAGGGAGCTTCCCGTGCTGGCCCTGCTCACGCTGATCGGCATCGGCCAACTCGTGGATGGAGGCCTGACCAGGGCTGATGGGTTGGCTTTGCTGGCGGCGTTCGTCGTAGTGATGGTCTGGCTCTGGCGATTGGGTCATAAGGATGGAACCGACCCGGCTGCGGCAGAGAGCGAGGTGGAGTACAGCCGAAGCTCGATGAAGCCCTTGACCGCCCTGCTCTGGACCCTTTTCGGGCTCGTCACCCTCATTGCGAGTTCACGGATGCTGGTGTGGGGAGCGGAGAGCTTGGCAAGGGGTATGGGAGTGAGCGAGCTAATCATTGGTCTTACGATCGTCGCAGCGGGCACTTCGTTGCCAGAGTTAGCTTCGTCCGTAGTTGCCGCGCGGAAGGGGGAACTCCAGCTTGCTCTCGGCAATGTGGTCGGCTCCAACATCTTCAATACGCTAGCCGTTGTGGGCTTGGCGGCGGTTATCCACCCGCAGGAACTGCATCGCGACGTTCTACTCCGCGATGGGATGGTGATGAGTAGCCTGACGCTCTTCCTGTTTGTCATCGGCTACGGGTTCGGTCGTCGCGGGCTGATCAACCGGTACGAGGGAGCTATCCTCGTGATGGCCTACTGCGCATACGGGGCGTGGCTGCTCGCCGATGTCATGAAGTAGCGATGCAGCAGCGAATGGGGAGAGTATTGGCTGCAAACGCGCATTCGGCCTCAGCTGCGTGCGCACGGCAGGAGCAAGGCTCGAGAAAGCCGAATCCGTACGCGACGAGGAAGGGACGAGAGGTGAGTTCATGCTGTTGTTCGCTCTAGCGTGCTCGTTGCTTGCAGCTCAAGCCCCCAATGCAAGCAGCGTGCTGTTGCAGGACGGTGTGGAGCTGCGAGTGAGAGACGCGCAGCCCTACAAATATTGGAACTGCAGCGACACGTTCCTGGCAAAAGGGGACAAGGAAGGCAACTATGGGGCCGAGCCGGTGTTGGAGTGTGGGCCAGAGAGCCGTGCGCTGATCCGATTCACCGATCTTCGCCGAGCCATCGGTCCCGCCAAGCGAATCACTGGGGCGAAGCTGATCCTGACCTCGGCGGGCGGGAGCGCACCGCGAGAGATACGTCTGCACCGGGTGCTGGCCGATTGGCACGAGGGGTACGGGCGTCGGCGCAGCAAGACAGGTACCAAGTCCCCGTGGTCGGCGACGTGGGACTTCCGCTTCTCGCCGAGCGCGTTGTCGGGCGAGCGCTGGGCGGGCGCCGGCTGTGCCGCAGGGGGCAAAGACCTCGTCGAAAGGGCATCCGCAATCGCGCGACCTTCGCCCGGCATCGCGACCTACGAGCTTGCGGGATTGGAGGCAGACGTCCAGGGCTGGTACGACCGCGAGTACACCAACTACGGCTGGGTGATAGTAGTACAGGAAGCCGGCGTTCAGTTCGCATCGTCGGAGGCCGCAGTAGGCAGGCCGGCGCTCGAAATCTCCTTCACGGACACCGAGGAACCAGCCCGCGGGCCGGATCTGACGGTGGCATACATCGAGCGCCTGCCGGAGTTCAAGCGCTACGACCCGACCAACGCTTACACACAGAAGGAGGACAGAGGCACTCGTGTCGGCATCATGGACAAGCCGGGATTTGCCTCCGATCCAAAGTGGCCGGCGGATGGTTCGCTAGTGACCTACCGCGGACACGTACGCAACCAGGCGTTAGAGGGAGCCGTGAACGGCTTCCGATATACCTGGTCCATCAATGGAAAGGAGGTGCGTTCGGGTGAGCACACGGGAGCCGTGCAGCCCGGCGAGACCGTACTCCTGGAGATCCCCGCTATCTGGGTGAACGACCACTCGGATCATCGCATTCGCACTGTCGCGCTGCAGGTCGAGACAACGACACCTGAGGTCACTCAGAACAACAACCGACTCAGCATATACTCGCACGGCCTTAACTTCGGCATCTGGTGCGAAAAGTCGGTTGCGGACTACCTTGCATCCAAGCTGAACGGGTTGGGCAGCTACAGTTTCGAGGATTGGATTCAGTGGCAGTTCTCTCTTTGGAACGAGGTCTACATGCCCAACTCGAAGTTTTCGTTCGCTCCCGATGGTTGCTTGGAGCGTGTGCGGATTCAGCGTATTACCGTAGTGCCTGATGGCACGCTTTCGGGCGGCAATCACATTCCCGGAGGGAAGACGGACTTCAACTACGATGGCGAGTGGGGGTTCGAGTGGTCCGAGGATGACCCCGACAACGTGCGACGCTACTGCGATTACATTCGCACGAACCTCGACGGGGCGCTGATCCACGAGTGCAGTCACCAGATCGGCCTGATGGACATTTACGTGATGAACATAGACGCCAGTCTTCCGAACGGAGAGCGCGGTAAGGTGCGGCTGAAGGCCGGCGGAGAACACGTCATCACGAGGGGCAACATAGACCCCTACGGCGGCCTAATGGGTGGTGGCGACACACGGAACGACACGGTGGTGCCCGGCTTCCTCGCAATCCGCAACGAGCCCGTGCGCGATAGCAGGTTGGAGTTTCGCTTGTTCGAGCCGACAGGGCTGTATGCCGCGCTGGACGTCGGCGGTTTGAACTCGAACTTAGGTTATCGTCGCGGATTCTACGGTGAGTTTCTCTACGA contains:
- a CDS encoding TIGR03790 family protein, with translation MSLHRVAFTQILVWSCLLLVGGCASEPSQPQPVALSPVVAGPTDRVLVVRNVGSTMGKQISDYYVAKRGIPPTNVVEIDVSPAEEIGLAGYQMHIEAPVRRALESAALKDKIDFIVLAKGTPIRIKEGGYSVDAFLGAMDLKFAPIADTKVESFQRSQNPYFAKREAFSRKKYGFYLVTRLDGYSVEDAKRLVDNSLAAKPNKGLFLLDLDPKRKGGGYDEVNRSMRNAAAILKARGFDVYLDETETFMGRKSGLAGYYSWGSNDYAFDSQGYKSMQFLPGAICETAVSTSGRTFWPTSGGQSLIADLIAAGVTGVKGYVSEPYTIGLCPADILFDRYTDGYNLAESFYMATPLLKWKDVVIGDPLCAPYAKK
- a CDS encoding calcium/sodium antiporter; amino-acid sequence: MSGAVLSIIVGLALLAWSAERFVRGAAALARALGIAPIAIGMLVVGFGTSAPELLVSAIAAADRQTPLAVGNAYGSNIFNIALVLGITSLIRPIPVESSLLRRELPVLALLTLIGIGQLVDGGLTRADGLALLAAFVVVMVWLWRLGHKDGTDPAAAESEVEYSRSSMKPLTALLWTLFGLVTLIASSRMLVWGAESLARGMGVSELIIGLTIVAAGTSLPELASSVVAARKGELQLALGNVVGSNIFNTLAVVGLAAVIHPQELHRDVLLRDGMVMSSLTLFLFVIGYGFGRRGLINRYEGAILVMAYCAYGAWLLADVMK
- a CDS encoding DNRLRE domain-containing protein, which gives rise to MLLFALACSLLAAQAPNASSVLLQDGVELRVRDAQPYKYWNCSDTFLAKGDKEGNYGAEPVLECGPESRALIRFTDLRRAIGPAKRITGAKLILTSAGGSAPREIRLHRVLADWHEGYGRRRSKTGTKSPWSATWDFRFSPSALSGERWAGAGCAAGGKDLVERASAIARPSPGIATYELAGLEADVQGWYDREYTNYGWVIVVQEAGVQFASSEAAVGRPALEISFTDTEEPARGPDLTVAYIERLPEFKRYDPTNAYTQKEDRGTRVGIMDKPGFASDPKWPADGSLVTYRGHVRNQALEGAVNGFRYTWSINGKEVRSGEHTGAVQPGETVLLEIPAIWVNDHSDHRIRTVALQVETTTPEVTQNNNRLSIYSHGLNFGIWCEKSVADYLASKLNGLGSYSFEDWIQWQFSLWNEVYMPNSKFSFAPDGCLERVRIQRITVVPDGTLSGGNHIPGGKTDFNYDGEWGFEWSEDDPDNVRRYCDYIRTNLDGALIHECSHQIGLMDIYVMNIDASLPNGERGKVRLKAGGEHVITRGNIDPYGGLMGGGDTRNDTVVPGFLAIRNEPVRDSRLEFRLFEPTGLYAALDVGGLNSNLGYRRGFYGEFLYDLPPLVFLRALDGGGKPVPNAELSFYQLNGGQFKDEPPVFEGVTDETGVFRLPNRPTGEQREFKTLTGHVLRPNPFGRIDVVGGNGVFLIRIRYEGQEEWQLLKLWEMVTAYYRGAESVLIKDVHFTLCPRPLEPENVAAGRPVTVSWASTEAPRVLTDGDPKTVYPFPATPNASVTIDLGAEHDVGEVTLHAYGRHGDFWGKFDLYVLSNTGPEGAAAAFAAEENWQWSIGHKRDVDPNDHEWWRLAYRGEPVRGRYVRIVNRSERGGQLAEITVRAAAPAKKD